A stretch of Desulfovibrio desulfuricans DSM 642 DNA encodes these proteins:
- the htpG gene encoding molecular chaperone HtpG: protein MAEAGKNSRQFRAEVRKVLHILTNSLYTNREIFLRELVSNASDALDKLRYRMSRGESPRLADIPLEIRISLDKDSKVLTIADTGVGMTAEELAENLGTIARSGSEQFLADIAAENAGSDAAKAEAGEEGETSGPADAANIIGRFGVGFYSVFMVASKVEVTSRPAFGDDAEASVWVSDGLGTFTVEPATGDEPARGTVIKAWLKDDAAEFAEKFRVESVIRKHSAFVPFPVLVDGERVNTQPALWREPKFSVTKEQYDSFYKALTYDAREPLDTLHLSVDAPVQFNALLFTPDSAQDFFGADREFWGLDLYARRVLIQHRNKELVPEYLAFLKGVVDTEDLPLNISRETLQENVVLRKINQVLVKQTLNHLEKLAKDDAEKYSRFWKLHGKVFKLGYHDYANRERISALLRFNSSSLADAEALTSLDEYMARAPEGQKTIWYVAAPNREAARLNPHMERFRRKGIEVLWLYEPVDEFVMDGLAKYKDWEFKSVETAADDALKDFTDKEQPEHEAAAPLSDDDSASFDALLGKMKEILGDKVTDVRVSHRLADSPAVLVSPDGGLSSSMEKLLKVMQKDDSIPVKVLEVNRDHPLLRSMLRMFKADADDRILADMTGCLFDASLLLDGYLKDPQALAARTGKLLEEAAAWYTEVRKI from the coding sequence ATGGCAGAGGCTGGTAAGAATTCCCGCCAATTCCGCGCTGAGGTGCGCAAAGTCCTGCATATCCTCACCAATTCGCTCTATACAAATCGCGAAATTTTTTTGAGGGAACTTGTTTCCAACGCCTCGGACGCGTTGGATAAATTGCGCTATCGCATGAGCAGGGGCGAAAGCCCCCGTCTTGCTGATATCCCCCTTGAAATCCGCATCAGCCTGGACAAGGACTCCAAGGTTCTGACCATTGCAGATACCGGCGTTGGCATGACCGCAGAAGAGCTGGCTGAAAACCTTGGCACCATTGCCAGATCCGGCTCCGAGCAGTTTTTGGCCGATATTGCGGCTGAAAATGCCGGCAGCGACGCGGCAAAGGCCGAAGCCGGGGAGGAGGGAGAAACCTCCGGTCCTGCTGATGCCGCCAACATTATCGGCCGTTTTGGCGTGGGCTTTTATTCCGTCTTTATGGTGGCCAGCAAGGTGGAGGTCACTTCGCGTCCGGCTTTTGGCGATGATGCCGAGGCCAGCGTGTGGGTCAGTGATGGGCTTGGCACCTTTACCGTTGAACCCGCAACCGGGGATGAACCCGCTCGCGGAACGGTCATCAAGGCATGGCTCAAGGACGATGCCGCAGAATTTGCAGAGAAGTTCCGCGTTGAGTCGGTTATCCGCAAGCATTCGGCCTTTGTTCCCTTCCCTGTCCTCGTGGACGGCGAACGGGTCAACACCCAGCCTGCGCTGTGGCGCGAGCCAAAGTTTTCGGTCACCAAGGAACAGTACGATTCCTTTTACAAAGCCCTGACCTATGACGCCAGGGAGCCGTTGGACACCCTGCATCTTTCTGTGGATGCGCCTGTGCAGTTTAATGCCCTTCTGTTCACGCCCGATTCGGCGCAGGATTTTTTTGGTGCCGACCGCGAATTCTGGGGGCTTGATCTGTATGCCCGCCGTGTGCTCATCCAGCACCGCAACAAAGAGCTGGTGCCTGAATATCTGGCCTTCCTCAAAGGCGTGGTCGATACGGAAGACCTGCCCCTGAACATCTCGCGCGAGACGCTTCAGGAAAATGTGGTGCTGCGCAAGATCAATCAGGTGCTGGTCAAACAGACCCTGAACCATCTTGAAAAGCTGGCAAAGGACGATGCGGAAAAATACAGCCGCTTCTGGAAGCTGCACGGCAAGGTTTTCAAGCTGGGTTACCACGACTATGCCAACCGCGAACGCATCAGCGCATTGCTGCGTTTTAATTCCTCGTCCCTTGCGGATGCGGAGGCCCTCACCAGCCTTGATGAATACATGGCCCGCGCTCCAGAAGGGCAAAAGACCATCTGGTATGTGGCAGCGCCCAACCGTGAGGCCGCCCGGCTCAATCCGCACATGGAGCGCTTCCGCCGCAAGGGCATTGAAGTGCTGTGGCTGTATGAGCCTGTGGATGAATTTGTCATGGACGGCCTTGCCAAATACAAGGACTGGGAATTCAAGTCGGTGGAAACAGCGGCGGATGACGCCCTGAAAGACTTTACCGACAAGGAGCAGCCGGAACACGAAGCCGCAGCGCCGCTTTCTGACGATGATTCGGCAAGTTTTGACGCCCTGCTTGGCAAGATGAAGGAAATCCTGGGTGACAAAGTGACGGACGTGCGTGTTTCTCACCGTCTGGCAGACAGCCCCGCAGTGCTGGTTTCGCCCGATGGCGGCCTGTCGTCCTCCATGGAAAAGCTGCTCAAGGTCATGCAGAAGGATGATTCCATCCCCGTGAAGGTGCTGGAGGTCAACCGCGATCATCCGCTGCTGCGCAGCATGCTGCGCATGTTCAAGGCTGACGCGGACGACAGGATTCTGGCCGACATGACTGGCTGCCTGTTTGACGCCAGCCTGCTGCTGGACGGCTACCTCAAGGATCCTCAGGCATTGGCGGCCCGCACGGGCAAGCTGCTTGAAGAGGCTGCCGCCTGGTACACGGAAGTACGTAAGATATAG
- a CDS encoding FAD-binding and (Fe-S)-binding domain-containing protein, which translates to MPHKGPHISISPDYVVNRILRINIDDFAEWPESVRNLAIAIAEELFLVAYNPFINAETVRTSVRESYDKESVSLAHYYATAISEGLTMFWSAHEAETAFRAKLVDALHGVLPDECILTNPAAMVESATDATDLRMELPLLVVEPDNTEQVAELVKLANDMKFALIPRGGGSGMTGGAVPARKRTVIVSLTRLTRIGPVDLEAMTVTCQAGAITQAVINAVDTAGALFSVDPASKQASTIGGNVSENAGGPSAFEYGTTLDNLLWWRMVTPTGEIITVERENHPRHKILPDETAVFVVKDVSGGVRNVVHLRGDEIRLPGLGKDVTNKVLGGLPGMQKEGVDGIITEACFIVHPKPKYSRVMVLEFFGRSMHPAAIVVRELVALRNRIRQEGDYAHLSAMEEFNAKYVQAIEYKRKSEKYEGSPISVIILQVDGDDPYLLDKCVGDIVGVVEQQDNVDIIVAADDKEGERFWEDRHKLSAIAKRTSGFKMNEDVVIPMDRIPDFALFLEQINLECTAASYRYALQEVGRLPGFPMEDKDFNREFSQASKAASGDVAATEISDMELAARSEDFLAKLKEKYPHLAKKIDKIREYMDASRIVVASHMHAGDGNCHVNIPVNSNDAHMLEEAEETAARIMAECQEMGGEVSGEHGIGITKIAFFGKDKMDALRAFKERVDPRDVMNPAKLVFRELPVRPFTFSFNRLIRDIRESGLPDKEKLISLLTSIQVCTRCGKCKQVCSMCYPERSMQYHPRNKNMVLGMLLEAVYYSQVNKGRIEESLHKALRDIVEHCTACGRCMANCPVKIPSGEVALTLRALLEHEGAGGHPIKGHALEWLSRDIQHRVPKAAKMASLGQKMQNKFLGFVPEIWKRRLKSPLFSGRGPKMGYTNLYETLKLHRGSIFAPAEPTPGMPCVLYFPGCGGALFYDRIGVSSIMLLLKAGFAVAVPPRHMCCGFPLLAAGMDTAFEDNMAQNRQYLASMLRNLAKLGFDCKHMVTACGSCRDGLERLHMETQFPQLTLRDVGQLTLPLLDKDKLKSPLPEGSTVLYHGACHCEWADVHKIKGQKQIIKALGDFSGAKIALNPGCCGESGMGAMTSPDIYNLLRSRKQLRLGEAFEQGNDGPVIVGCPSCKIGIGRCLINMRDKRPVMHVVEWLAGQVDGEDRRQTFRKKVNEMRGEVRVIDVK; encoded by the coding sequence ATGCCCCACAAGGGTCCGCATATCTCCATTTCTCCCGACTATGTGGTGAACAGGATTCTGCGCATCAACATTGATGACTTTGCAGAATGGCCCGAATCTGTACGCAACCTGGCCATCGCCATAGCCGAAGAACTTTTTCTGGTGGCCTACAACCCCTTTATCAATGCGGAAACCGTGCGCACCAGCGTGCGCGAAAGCTATGACAAGGAATCGGTCTCCCTGGCGCACTATTACGCCACAGCCATCAGCGAAGGCCTCACCATGTTCTGGTCGGCCCACGAGGCCGAAACCGCCTTCCGCGCCAAGCTGGTGGACGCCCTGCACGGCGTTTTGCCCGATGAATGCATTCTGACCAATCCCGCCGCCATGGTGGAATCGGCAACAGACGCCACCGACTTGCGCATGGAACTGCCCCTGCTGGTGGTTGAACCGGACAATACCGAGCAGGTGGCCGAGCTTGTAAAGCTTGCCAACGACATGAAGTTTGCGCTCATTCCGCGCGGCGGCGGCTCCGGCATGACCGGCGGCGCTGTGCCCGCGCGCAAGCGCACGGTTATTGTCAGCCTTACGCGGCTGACGCGCATCGGGCCTGTTGACCTTGAAGCCATGACTGTAACCTGTCAGGCAGGGGCCATCACCCAGGCCGTCATCAACGCTGTGGATACCGCGGGCGCGCTGTTTTCCGTTGATCCGGCCTCCAAGCAGGCCTCGACCATCGGCGGCAACGTTTCTGAAAACGCGGGCGGCCCCAGCGCCTTTGAATATGGCACCACGCTGGATAACCTGTTGTGGTGGCGCATGGTCACGCCCACAGGTGAAATCATCACCGTTGAGCGTGAAAACCACCCCCGCCACAAGATCCTGCCTGACGAAACCGCCGTCTTTGTGGTCAAGGACGTAAGCGGCGGCGTGCGCAACGTGGTGCACCTGCGCGGCGACGAAATCCGTCTGCCGGGCCTTGGCAAGGACGTGACCAACAAGGTTTTGGGCGGCCTGCCGGGCATGCAGAAAGAAGGCGTGGACGGCATTATTACCGAAGCCTGCTTTATCGTTCACCCCAAGCCCAAGTACAGCCGAGTCATGGTGCTTGAATTCTTTGGCCGCTCCATGCACCCCGCCGCCATCGTGGTGCGCGAGCTGGTGGCCCTGCGCAACCGCATCCGGCAGGAAGGCGACTACGCCCACCTCTCGGCCATGGAAGAATTCAACGCCAAGTACGTGCAGGCCATTGAATACAAGCGCAAGTCCGAGAAATACGAGGGCTCGCCCATTTCGGTTATCATCCTGCAGGTGGATGGCGACGATCCCTACCTGCTCGACAAATGCGTGGGCGACATCGTGGGCGTTGTGGAACAGCAGGACAACGTGGACATCATCGTTGCCGCTGATGACAAGGAAGGCGAACGCTTCTGGGAAGACCGCCACAAGCTCTCGGCCATTGCCAAGCGCACCTCCGGCTTCAAGATGAACGAAGACGTGGTCATCCCCATGGACCGCATCCCCGACTTTGCGCTGTTCCTCGAGCAGATCAACCTGGAATGCACGGCGGCCTCCTACCGTTACGCCTTGCAGGAAGTGGGTCGTCTGCCGGGCTTCCCCATGGAAGACAAGGACTTTAACCGCGAGTTTTCGCAGGCCTCCAAGGCTGCCTCGGGCGATGTTGCCGCCACCGAAATTTCGGATATGGAACTGGCCGCCCGCTCAGAAGACTTTCTTGCCAAGCTCAAGGAAAAATACCCCCATCTTGCCAAAAAGATCGACAAAATCAGGGAATACATGGATGCCAGCCGCATTGTGGTTGCCAGCCACATGCACGCAGGCGACGGCAACTGCCATGTGAACATTCCCGTGAACTCCAACGATGCCCACATGCTTGAAGAAGCGGAAGAAACCGCAGCCCGCATCATGGCCGAATGTCAGGAAATGGGCGGCGAGGTTTCGGGCGAGCACGGCATAGGCATCACCAAAATCGCCTTTTTCGGCAAAGACAAGATGGACGCCCTGCGCGCTTTCAAGGAGCGCGTGGATCCCCGCGATGTGATGAATCCGGCCAAGCTGGTCTTTCGCGAACTGCCGGTGCGCCCCTTTACCTTCTCGTTCAACCGCCTGATCCGCGATATTCGCGAAAGCGGCCTGCCCGACAAGGAAAAGCTCATCAGCCTGCTCACCTCCATTCAGGTTTGCACACGTTGCGGCAAGTGCAAGCAGGTATGCTCCATGTGCTATCCCGAGCGCTCCATGCAGTACCACCCCCGCAACAAGAACATGGTGCTGGGCATGCTGCTGGAGGCCGTGTACTACAGCCAGGTCAACAAGGGCCGCATCGAGGAAAGCCTGCACAAGGCCCTGCGCGATATTGTGGAGCACTGCACCGCCTGTGGCCGCTGCATGGCCAACTGCCCGGTCAAGATTCCCTCGGGCGAGGTGGCCCTTACCCTGCGCGCCCTGCTGGAACACGAAGGCGCTGGCGGCCACCCCATCAAGGGACATGCCCTTGAGTGGCTCTCGCGCGATATTCAGCACCGTGTGCCCAAGGCGGCCAAAATGGCCTCGCTCGGGCAGAAGATGCAGAACAAGTTCCTTGGTTTTGTGCCAGAAATATGGAAGCGCCGTCTGAAAAGCCCGCTCTTTTCTGGTCGCGGCCCCAAGATGGGCTACACAAATCTGTATGAAACCCTCAAACTGCACAGGGGTTCCATTTTTGCGCCTGCCGAGCCAACGCCGGGCATGCCCTGCGTCTTGTACTTCCCCGGTTGCGGCGGCGCGCTGTTCTATGACCGCATCGGCGTTTCGTCCATCATGCTTCTGCTCAAGGCCGGCTTTGCCGTAGCCGTGCCGCCCCGGCACATGTGCTGCGGCTTCCCCTTGCTGGCTGCGGGCATGGATACGGCCTTTGAAGACAACATGGCCCAGAACCGGCAGTATCTGGCCTCCATGCTGCGCAATCTTGCCAAGCTGGGCTTTGACTGCAAGCATATGGTCACAGCCTGCGGCTCGTGCCGTGACGGTCTTGAACGCCTGCACATGGAAACGCAGTTCCCGCAGTTGACCCTGCGCGATGTGGGGCAGCTTACCCTGCCCCTGCTGGACAAGGACAAGCTCAAGTCTCCCCTGCCGGAAGGCTCAACGGTTCTGTACCACGGCGCGTGCCACTGCGAATGGGCCGATGTGCACAAGATCAAGGGACAAAAGCAGATTATCAAGGCGCTGGGCGACTTCAGCGGTGCCAAGATTGCGCTCAACCCCGGCTGCTGCGGCGAGTCGGGCATGGGCGCCATGACCTCGCCCGACATCTACAACCTGCTGCGTTCGCGCAAACAGTTGCGCCTTGGCGAAGCCTTTGAACAGGGCAACGACGGCCCCGTGATTGTGGGTTGCCCCTCGTGCAAGATCGGTATTGGCCGCTGCCTCATCAACATGCGCGACAAACGCCCTGTCATGCACGTGGTAGAATGGCTGGCCGGGCAGGTGGATGGCGAAGACCGCCGCCAGACCTTCCGCAAAAAAGTCAACGAAATGCGCGGCGAAGTGCGCGTTATTGACGTAAAATAA
- a CDS encoding cytochrome ubiquinol oxidase subunit I has protein sequence MDVVMLSRLQFAVAVFFHFIFVPLTLGLSVILAWMETRYVRTGDEFWKKQAKFWGKLFLINFTLGVVTGITLEFQFGTNWSRYSEYVGDIFGSLLAIEATVAFFLESTFLAVWHFGWNRVGKKMHLASIYIVAFAGNLSALWIILANGFMQNPMGYTINEAAGRAELANFWQVVTNGYAWGMYAHTVLASWALGGFFVLGVSAWHLLRKSQVDFFRASFRMAAPFTLILVLLLGLSGDQQGKTVAQVQPAKLAALESHWETGRNVPFYLLAWPDEANEGNKVQAIGIPGLLSWIAYGDTNAEVKGLKDFAKEDRPPVMPTFLSFRGMIAMAGLFVLLAVGAFLQRKKDDPCPLLLKALVWNIPLPYVAIMLGWAVAEIGRQPWIVYGLMRTSDAVSPVPAENVAISLGAFIVVYSLLGLLDIYLLRKYAIKGPDAQEV, from the coding sequence ATGGACGTTGTAATGCTTTCGCGTTTGCAATTCGCTGTGGCCGTTTTTTTCCATTTCATATTCGTACCGCTTACGCTCGGTCTTTCCGTCATTCTCGCCTGGATGGAAACCCGCTATGTGCGTACCGGTGACGAATTCTGGAAAAAACAAGCCAAATTTTGGGGAAAACTTTTTCTCATCAACTTTACCCTGGGCGTGGTGACGGGCATCACGCTTGAGTTCCAGTTCGGCACCAACTGGTCCCGCTACTCGGAATACGTGGGCGATATTTTTGGCTCCCTGCTGGCTATTGAAGCCACGGTGGCTTTTTTTCTGGAATCCACGTTCCTTGCAGTGTGGCACTTCGGCTGGAACCGCGTTGGCAAAAAAATGCATCTTGCCTCAATTTACATTGTGGCATTTGCGGGCAACCTTTCCGCCCTGTGGATCATTCTTGCCAACGGCTTTATGCAGAACCCGATGGGCTATACCATCAATGAGGCTGCTGGCCGAGCTGAGCTTGCCAACTTCTGGCAGGTGGTAACCAATGGCTACGCCTGGGGCATGTACGCGCATACGGTGCTTGCATCGTGGGCGCTGGGCGGCTTTTTTGTGCTGGGCGTTTCGGCCTGGCATTTGCTGCGCAAAAGCCAGGTGGACTTTTTCAGGGCATCTTTCAGGATGGCCGCGCCTTTCACCCTGATTCTTGTATTGCTGCTGGGCCTTTCTGGCGACCAGCAGGGCAAGACTGTTGCCCAGGTGCAGCCTGCCAAACTGGCCGCGCTGGAATCCCACTGGGAAACCGGGCGCAACGTGCCTTTCTATCTGCTGGCATGGCCTGACGAGGCCAATGAAGGAAACAAGGTTCAGGCCATTGGCATTCCCGGTCTGCTGAGCTGGATTGCCTACGGCGACACCAACGCTGAAGTGAAGGGCCTCAAGGACTTTGCCAAGGAAGACCGCCCCCCGGTTATGCCTACCTTCCTGAGCTTTCGCGGCATGATCGCCATGGCAGGCCTGTTTGTGCTGCTGGCCGTGGGCGCCTTCTTGCAACGCAAGAAGGACGACCCCTGCCCCCTGCTGCTCAAGGCGCTGGTGTGGAACATCCCCCTGCCCTACGTTGCCATCATGCTGGGTTGGGCCGTGGCCGAAATTGGCCGCCAGCCCTGGATTGTTTATGGTCTCATGCGCACTTCCGACGCGGTTTCGCCAGTTCCAGCCGAGAATGTCGCCATTTCGCTGGGTGCCTTCATAGTGGTGTATTCCCTGCTTGGCCTTCTGGACATTTACTTGCTGCGTAAATACGCCATCAAGGGCCCTGACGCCCAGGAGGTATAG
- the cydB gene encoding cytochrome d ubiquinol oxidase subunit II gives MLETIWFVLWALLWAVYFILDGFDLGLGALLPFLGKNESERRIMYNAAGPFWDGNEVWLISAGGVTFAAFPKAYAVMFSALYAPLLLLLFALIFRAVSFEFRNKVEHDSWRALWDGVHFLANLIPCVLLGVAFANLFMGIPIDAKGVYHGNLLALLSIYGLAGGVFFLCMFLLHGSLWLAIKSTGSLQTRAVASATFLWPVMLLLLVVFLVLTAMYTKLYANFLAMPVLFVLPLLALAGLVGARVMLGAGKLWLAWGCSAVFILGVTFFGVAGMFPGMIISSIDPAATVTAFNGASSQLTLKIMLGVALVMVPIVLAYQFWLYKTFSAPVTDEDLKDEHAY, from the coding sequence ATGTTGGAAACCATCTGGTTTGTGCTGTGGGCATTGTTGTGGGCCGTGTACTTTATTCTGGACGGTTTTGATCTGGGCCTTGGCGCGTTGCTGCCCTTTTTGGGCAAAAACGAGTCTGAGCGCCGCATCATGTACAATGCTGCCGGGCCCTTCTGGGACGGCAACGAAGTGTGGCTTATTTCCGCTGGCGGCGTGACCTTTGCGGCTTTCCCCAAGGCCTATGCGGTCATGTTCAGCGCGCTGTACGCTCCGCTGCTTCTGCTGCTGTTCGCCCTTATTTTCAGGGCTGTTTCCTTCGAGTTCCGCAACAAGGTGGAACACGACAGCTGGCGCGCCCTGTGGGACGGTGTGCACTTTCTTGCCAACCTTATCCCCTGCGTGCTTCTGGGCGTGGCTTTCGCCAATCTGTTCATGGGCATTCCCATTGACGCCAAGGGCGTGTACCACGGCAATCTGCTTGCCCTGCTGAGCATTTACGGCCTTGCGGGCGGCGTGTTCTTTTTGTGTATGTTCCTGCTGCACGGCTCCCTGTGGCTGGCCATCAAGAGCACAGGCAGCCTGCAAACCCGCGCAGTGGCATCGGCCACCTTCCTGTGGCCTGTCATGCTGTTGCTGCTGGTGGTTTTTCTGGTTCTCACCGCCATGTACACCAAGCTGTACGCAAACTTTCTGGCCATGCCTGTTCTGTTTGTTCTGCCCTTGCTGGCGCTGGCGGGCCTTGTGGGTGCGCGCGTCATGCTGGGTGCGGGCAAGCTGTGGCTGGCCTGGGGGTGCAGCGCCGTGTTCATTCTTGGCGTTACCTTCTTTGGCGTGGCGGGCATGTTCCCCGGCATGATCATATCTTCCATTGATCCTGCCGCCACGGTCACGGCCTTTAACGGCGCTTCCAGCCAGCTGACGCTCAAGATCATGCTGGGCGTGGCTCTGGTCATGGTGCCCATCGTGCTTGCGTACCAGTTCTGGCTCTACAAGACCTTCTCCGCCCCTGTGACGGACGAGGATCTCAAGGACGAGCACGCCTACTAA